A stretch of the Streptococcus himalayensis genome encodes the following:
- a CDS encoding YggS family pyridoxal phosphate-dependent enzyme yields the protein MDLQKNADRISNQVAEAALTANRRPEEVQVIAVTKYVDVKTAQALVQTGVRHIGENRVDKFLEKYEAMKEEPLTWHLIGTLQRRKVKDVINYVDYFHALDSLKLAQEIEKRATHSIKCFLQVNISQEETKHGFSAEEIEEVIAELAKLEKLEIVGLMTMAPIDATPEELKVLFQKTQDLQKRLQKKQLKNMPFTDLSMGMSRDYSIAIGKGSTFVRIGTAFFE from the coding sequence ATGGATTTACAAAAAAATGCAGATCGGATTAGCAATCAAGTGGCAGAAGCTGCTTTGACAGCTAACCGACGTCCAGAAGAAGTACAAGTAATCGCAGTGACCAAGTATGTGGATGTGAAAACTGCCCAAGCACTTGTTCAAACTGGGGTTCGCCATATTGGTGAGAACCGCGTCGATAAATTTCTGGAAAAGTATGAAGCCATGAAAGAGGAACCGCTGACCTGGCATTTAATTGGAACGCTTCAACGTCGCAAGGTGAAGGATGTGATTAACTATGTTGATTACTTCCATGCCTTGGATTCATTGAAGCTAGCTCAAGAAATTGAAAAACGCGCCACTCATTCCATCAAATGCTTTTTGCAGGTGAATATTTCTCAGGAAGAAACCAAACATGGATTTTCTGCTGAAGAAATAGAGGAAGTGATCGCTGAACTTGCGAAACTTGAAAAGCTTGAGATTGTTGGTCTGATGACCATGGCTCCTATTGATGCCACTCCTGAGGAATTAAAGGTTCTTTTTCAAAAAACTCAGGATTTACAAAAAAGATTACAAAAGAAACAGTTGAAAAATATGCCCTTTACTGACCTTAGCATGGGAATGAGCCGTGATTATTCGATTGCGATTGGAAAAGGCTCCACCTTTGTCAGAATTGGAACAGCATTTTTTGAATAG
- a CDS encoding cell division protein SepF has product MSLKDKFDRFIDYFAEDGEEVVTSMPESQPQAVNQTSVAPVPKPTPAPEKHPTRPVTNAQPAKVTSPEKPKSSGTENITRLHARQQELAAHNGVKEKKVTIDVRYPKKYEEATEIVDLLIANESILIDFQYMTEIQARRCLDYLDGARYVLAGNLKKVASTMYLLTPINVVVNIEDLKLPEELQAGEFDFDMKRR; this is encoded by the coding sequence ATGTCCCTTAAAGATAAATTTGATAGATTTATTGATTACTTTGCTGAGGATGGGGAAGAAGTGGTCACTTCTATGCCAGAATCTCAACCTCAGGCTGTCAATCAAACATCCGTTGCCCCTGTTCCTAAGCCGACTCCGGCACCAGAAAAACACCCGACTCGTCCAGTAACGAATGCTCAACCTGCAAAGGTGACCTCTCCTGAAAAACCGAAGTCAAGTGGAACAGAAAATATTACTCGCCTTCATGCTCGTCAGCAAGAATTAGCTGCGCACAATGGTGTGAAAGAAAAGAAGGTCACGATTGATGTTCGCTATCCCAAAAAATATGAAGAAGCAACAGAAATTGTTGACTTACTGATTGCGAATGAGAGTATTTTAATTGATTTCCAATATATGACAGAAATTCAGGCTCGCCGTTGTTTGGATTATCTGGATGGCGCGCGCTATGTTTTAGCGGGAAATCTGAAAAAAGTAGCTAGCACCATGTATCTCTTAACCCCAATCAATGTAGTGGTCAATATTGAAGACTTGAAATTGCCAGAGGAATTGCAGGCTGGCGAGTTTGATTTTGATATGAAACGACGTTAA
- a CDS encoding YggT family protein gives MMGFLVIVAYYLVRVYSFIFVVYALLSFFPSAYQTWFGRMILQTVRPILLPLSKLPLQFGGFDWTILVLLIACDFLSSWLFHLAQLLG, from the coding sequence ATGATGGGATTTCTAGTTATTGTTGCCTATTATTTGGTGAGAGTCTATTCATTTATCTTTGTCGTATATGCTCTGCTATCATTTTTTCCAAGCGCTTATCAAACATGGTTTGGACGCATGATTCTCCAAACAGTTCGTCCCATCCTTCTTCCGTTAAGCAAGCTCCCTCTTCAGTTTGGAGGGTTTGATTGGACCATTTTAGTCTTGCTGATTGCCTGCGATTTTTTATCAAGTTGGTTGTTTCATTTAGCTCAACTCTTGGGATAA
- a CDS encoding YlmH family RNA-binding protein, with amino-acid sequence MADKKDIIQHFSNEDSRFIDQCLEWVKRVEDTYTYVLTPFINPHQAEIVTIIGKTHGLHVHVSSDYLPSESVRVILAPSYYELLLSDFEITLLEIVYPSKFYQLKHGQILGTLLNRLGIERKVFGDILVSHQRAQVLVDEKFQQFFRDEIRKIAKVPVQLREVSWDKRLISEEKTATKELVVSSLRLDKLVAAAFHLSRAISADLILKKQVKVNYEVVDNPSKSIGQNDLMSVRGYGRFKVIGEQGLSKNGKHKIRIELLSSK; translated from the coding sequence ATGGCAGATAAGAAAGATATCATTCAGCATTTTTCGAATGAGGATAGTCGCTTTATTGATCAGTGTTTAGAATGGGTCAAACGTGTAGAGGATACCTATACTTACGTTTTGACACCTTTCATCAATCCCCATCAGGCAGAAATTGTAACCATTATTGGGAAAACGCATGGCCTTCACGTTCATGTGAGTTCTGATTATCTGCCGAGTGAAAGTGTTCGAGTTATTCTTGCACCAAGCTATTATGAATTGCTACTATCAGATTTTGAGATTACCTTATTGGAGATTGTCTATCCAAGCAAGTTTTATCAGTTGAAACATGGTCAAATCCTAGGAACTTTACTCAATCGTTTAGGAATTGAGCGGAAGGTCTTTGGCGATATTCTAGTCAGTCATCAGAGAGCACAAGTGCTTGTCGATGAAAAGTTTCAACAGTTTTTCAGGGATGAAATTAGAAAAATTGCAAAGGTACCTGTTCAACTGAGAGAAGTTTCTTGGGACAAACGTTTGATAAGTGAAGAGAAGACAGCGACAAAAGAATTAGTAGTGTCTAGTCTGCGTTTGGATAAATTGGTAGCGGCTGCTTTTCATCTATCTCGAGCTATTTCAGCTGATTTGATTTTGAAAAAGCAGGTGAAAGTCAACTATGAAGTAGTGGATAATCCTAGTAAATCGATTGGTCAGAATGACTTGATGAGTGTCAGGGGATACGGCAGGTTTAAAGTAATTGGTGAACAAGGTCTTTCCAAAAATGGAAAACATAAAATAAGAATTGAATTATTGTCCAGTAAATAA
- a CDS encoding DivIVA domain-containing protein produces the protein MAITSLEIKDKVFAHKFRGYDIDEVDEFLDIIVRDFEDLVRSNHDKDSKIKALEERLTYFDEMKDSLSQSVLIAQDTAERLKQAANDRSANIVHQAEQEAQHLLDQAKFKANDILRQATDNAKRVAVETEELKNKTRVFHQRLKSTIESQLSLVDSPEWEEILRPTATYLQTSDEAFKEVVQSVLGEQVTMTDEDAIDMTRQFSPEEVEELQRRIEEANRELLQTQAMESADLTALDPETFALHEQQFQVEEERPVQPSSSDPTKETINIL, from the coding sequence ATGGCTATTACATCATTAGAAATTAAAGATAAGGTTTTTGCACATAAATTTCGTGGCTATGATATTGATGAAGTAGATGAATTTTTAGATATTATTGTCCGTGATTTTGAAGATTTGGTCCGGAGCAATCATGACAAGGATTCAAAGATTAAGGCTTTGGAAGAGCGCTTGACTTATTTTGATGAAATGAAGGATTCGTTGAGTCAGTCAGTCTTAATTGCTCAAGATACGGCTGAGCGATTGAAACAAGCAGCTAACGATCGTTCGGCTAACATTGTTCACCAGGCGGAGCAAGAGGCACAGCACTTGCTAGATCAGGCGAAATTTAAGGCTAATGACATTCTTCGTCAAGCAACAGACAATGCTAAACGTGTTGCAGTTGAAACGGAAGAATTGAAAAATAAAACGCGTGTCTTCCATCAGCGCTTGAAGTCGACGATTGAAAGTCAGTTGAGCCTTGTGGATTCGCCAGAATGGGAAGAAATTCTTCGTCCAACGGCTACTTACTTGCAGACAAGTGATGAAGCTTTCAAAGAAGTCGTTCAATCTGTTTTGGGTGAGCAAGTTACGATGACAGATGAAGATGCTATTGATATGACGCGTCAATTTTCACCAGAAGAAGTAGAAGAGTTGCAACGTCGTATTGAAGAAGCCAATCGTGAATTGCTACAAACGCAAGCCATGGAATCAGCTGATTTAACAGCTTTGGATCCTGAAACATTTGCCTTACATGAGCAACAGTTTCAAGTAGAAGAAGAGCGACCTGTGCAGCCATCATCTAGTGATCCGACAAAAGAAACGATAAATATTTTATAA
- the ileS gene encoding isoleucine--tRNA ligase, whose product MKLKDTLNLGKTAFPMRAGLPTKEPVWQKEWDEAELYQKRQALNEGKPHFVLHDGPPYANGNIHVGHAMNKISKDIIVRSKSMSGFYAPYIPGWDTHGLPIEQVLAKQGVKRKEMDLVDYLKMCRDYALSQVDKQREDFKRLGVSGDWDNPYVTLTPDYEAAQIRVFGEMAKKGYIYRGAKPVYWSWSSESALAEAEIEYHDLVSTSLYYANRVKDGKGILDTDTYIVVWTTTPFTITASRGLTVGPDFEYVVVKPANDDRKFLVAGELLPSLAERFGWENPQVVASYKGQELDRIVTEHPWDVEHDELVMNGDHVTLDSGTGVVHTAPGFGEDDYNVGIKYGLEVAVTVNERGLMTENAGPDFEGQFYEKVVPTVIEKLGNLLLAQEEISHSYPFDWRTKKPIIWRAVPQWFASVSKFRQEILDEIEKVTFHSEWGKVRLYNMIRDRGDWVISRQRAWGVPLPIFYAEDGTPIMTEETIEHVAELFAEHGSIIWWEREAKDLLPAGFTHPASPNGQFTKETDIMDVWFDSGSSWNGVVNTRPELSYPADLYLEGSDQYRGWFNSSLITSVAANGIAPYKQILSQGFVLDGKGEKMSKSLGNTILPSDVEKQFGAEILRLWVTSVDTSNDVRISMDILSQVSETYRKIRNTLRFLIANTSDFVPAADAVSYEELRSVDKYMTIRFNQVVSSIREAYADFKFLDIYKTIVNFVTVDLSAFYLDFAKDVVYIEGAKSLERRQMQTVFYDMLVKLTKLLTPILPHTAEEIWSYLEHEAEDFVQLAELPEAQTFEHQAEMLDTWSAFMDFRGKAQKALEEARAEKVIGKSLEAHLTIYPDEATKVLLEAIDSDVAQLLIVSHVTIAEGAAPAASVVFEDVAFSVERAAGEVCERCRRLDTSVGTHANPHLATVCDHCATILEANFPEAVAEGFEAK is encoded by the coding sequence ATGAAACTAAAAGATACTTTAAATCTTGGAAAAACAGCTTTTCCAATGCGTGCAGGCTTGCCAACCAAAGAACCAGTTTGGCAAAAAGAATGGGACGAGGCAGAACTTTACCAAAAACGTCAAGCCTTAAACGAAGGTAAACCGCACTTTGTCTTGCATGATGGCCCTCCTTATGCCAATGGAAATATCCATGTTGGACATGCCATGAACAAGATTTCAAAAGACATCATTGTGCGCTCAAAATCTATGTCTGGTTTCTATGCACCCTACATTCCAGGTTGGGATACGCATGGTCTACCAATCGAGCAAGTCTTGGCTAAGCAAGGAGTGAAACGCAAGGAAATGGACTTGGTTGACTACCTCAAGATGTGCCGTGATTATGCCCTCAGCCAAGTCGATAAGCAACGGGAGGATTTCAAACGCTTAGGTGTATCTGGAGATTGGGACAATCCTTATGTGACCTTGACACCAGATTATGAAGCAGCCCAAATCCGTGTCTTCGGTGAAATGGCTAAGAAAGGCTACATCTATCGTGGTGCTAAGCCCGTCTATTGGTCATGGTCCTCTGAGTCAGCTCTAGCAGAAGCAGAAATTGAATACCATGACTTGGTGTCTACTTCTCTCTACTATGCCAACCGTGTTAAAGACGGTAAAGGAATCTTGGATACAGATACCTATATCGTCGTTTGGACAACGACACCATTTACCATTACAGCTTCTCGTGGATTGACAGTCGGCCCTGATTTTGAATACGTAGTGGTGAAACCGGCAAATGACGACCGTAAATTCCTTGTGGCTGGGGAATTACTGCCTAGCTTAGCAGAACGCTTTGGTTGGGAAAATCCACAAGTTGTTGCCAGCTATAAGGGGCAAGAATTAGACCGAATTGTGACCGAACACCCTTGGGATGTGGAACATGATGAGTTGGTCATGAATGGTGACCATGTTACCCTTGATTCAGGTACAGGGGTTGTCCATACGGCACCGGGATTTGGTGAGGATGACTACAATGTTGGGATCAAATATGGCTTGGAAGTGGCTGTAACCGTCAACGAACGCGGACTTATGACAGAAAATGCTGGTCCAGACTTTGAAGGCCAGTTCTATGAAAAAGTTGTTCCAACTGTTATTGAAAAATTAGGTAATTTACTGCTTGCCCAAGAAGAAATCTCTCACTCCTACCCATTTGACTGGCGGACAAAAAAGCCAATCATCTGGCGCGCTGTACCGCAGTGGTTTGCCTCTGTATCAAAATTCCGTCAGGAAATTCTTGATGAAATCGAAAAAGTAACCTTCCATTCAGAATGGGGCAAGGTTCGTCTGTACAACATGATTCGTGACCGTGGTGATTGGGTGATTTCGCGTCAACGTGCGTGGGGTGTGCCTCTTCCAATCTTCTATGCGGAAGATGGAACACCAATTATGACAGAAGAAACGATTGAACATGTCGCAGAGCTCTTTGCTGAGCACGGTTCGATTATCTGGTGGGAGCGTGAGGCCAAGGATCTCTTGCCAGCAGGCTTTACTCATCCAGCTTCTCCAAATGGTCAGTTTACTAAGGAAACAGACATTATGGATGTTTGGTTTGACTCTGGTTCATCATGGAATGGGGTCGTAAATACCCGCCCAGAATTGAGCTACCCAGCTGACTTGTATTTAGAAGGATCTGACCAATACCGTGGTTGGTTCAACTCCTCATTGATTACCTCAGTAGCTGCAAACGGTATTGCACCTTACAAGCAAATCTTGTCACAAGGATTTGTCTTGGATGGAAAAGGTGAGAAAATGTCCAAATCTCTTGGGAATACCATCTTGCCAAGCGATGTCGAAAAACAATTCGGGGCAGAAATCCTGCGTCTCTGGGTAACGAGTGTTGATACTAGTAACGATGTGCGGATTTCAATGGATATTTTGAGCCAAGTTTCAGAAACCTACCGGAAGATTCGTAATACCCTTCGTTTCTTGATTGCCAATACGTCTGATTTTGTTCCAGCAGCAGATGCTGTTTCTTATGAAGAATTGCGTTCTGTGGATAAATACATGACCATTCGCTTTAATCAAGTCGTGTCAAGCATTCGTGAAGCCTATGCGGATTTCAAATTCTTGGATATTTACAAGACAATTGTGAACTTTGTGACGGTTGATTTGTCAGCCTTCTACCTTGATTTCGCCAAAGATGTCGTCTATATCGAAGGAGCAAAATCATTGGAACGCCGTCAAATGCAAACTGTTTTCTATGATATGCTTGTTAAATTGACCAAGCTCTTGACGCCAATCTTACCACATACGGCAGAAGAAATCTGGTCTTACCTGGAGCATGAAGCAGAAGACTTTGTCCAATTAGCTGAATTACCAGAAGCACAAACCTTTGAACATCAAGCTGAAATGCTGGATACATGGTCAGCCTTTATGGATTTCCGTGGCAAAGCGCAAAAAGCCTTGGAAGAAGCACGTGCTGAAAAAGTGATCGGTAAATCGCTCGAAGCTCACTTGACGATTTATCCTGATGAGGCAACAAAAGTACTATTAGAGGCTATTGATAGCGATGTAGCGCAACTCCTCATCGTGTCTCATGTGACGATTGCAGAAGGAGCAGCACCAGCGGCTAGTGTAGTCTTTGAAGATGTAGCCTTTAGCGTTGAACGGGCAGCAGGAGAAGTCTGTGAACGTTGCCGTCGCCTTGATACAAGTGTCGGTACACATGCAAATCCGCACCTTGCAACAGTCTGTGACCACTGTGCGACCATCCTTGAAGCTAACTTCCCAGAAGCTGTAGCAGAAGGATTTGAAGCGAAATAA
- a CDS encoding histidine phosphatase family protein, producing the protein MKLYFVRHGKTEWNVEGRFQGAGGDSPLLTSAVEELKLLGQHLSSIQFERILSSSLPRALASAEIIQAENSYHPPILSCPELNEWRLGSLEGQKFSTLEAIYPQQMNAFRHNLSRFHPSIFGAETVYQTTQRTIQLIKSQKEVPAQNLLFVGHGANLTASLRTLLGYDVALLRKNGGLANSSLTILETDDFEHFQLLTWNNLDHLKEIEMTPLKP; encoded by the coding sequence ATGAAATTATACTTTGTCCGCCATGGTAAAACCGAGTGGAATGTAGAAGGAAGATTTCAAGGAGCAGGAGGAGATTCTCCCTTGTTAACTTCTGCAGTCGAGGAGCTCAAACTTCTCGGCCAGCATCTCTCCTCTATCCAATTTGAACGCATTTTATCTAGTAGTCTTCCTCGTGCTCTTGCAAGTGCTGAAATCATTCAAGCAGAAAATAGCTATCATCCCCCTATCCTGTCTTGCCCCGAACTTAATGAATGGCGACTTGGGAGTTTAGAAGGTCAGAAATTTTCGACACTAGAAGCCATTTACCCTCAACAAATGAACGCTTTTCGCCACAATCTTTCTCGTTTTCATCCTTCCATTTTTGGAGCTGAAACAGTCTATCAAACCACTCAGCGAACCATCCAACTCATTAAATCCCAGAAAGAAGTTCCTGCTCAAAATCTTCTCTTTGTAGGACATGGTGCTAATTTAACTGCTTCTCTACGAACCCTGCTAGGCTACGATGTGGCTCTTTTACGGAAAAATGGAGGTCTTGCGAATAGCAGTTTGACCATCCTTGAAACCGATGATTTTGAACATTTCCAACTCCTTACATGGAATAATCTCGATCATCTCAAAGAAATCGAAATGACGCCTCTCAAGCCATGA
- a CDS encoding aminoacyl-tRNA deacylase, with protein sequence MAKKSKIKKTLVEQILTKANIEHQGLQINALEGDIPSQISREQIYKTLALKGDKTGPVIGILPITEHLSEKKLAKVSGNKKVSMIPQKELEKTTGYVHGANNPVGIRQRHAFPIFIDHSALSSETMIVSAGEIGHSIAIAPQALADFVDAQFADLKEGELES encoded by the coding sequence ATGGCAAAAAAATCAAAAATCAAAAAAACACTGGTGGAACAGATTTTGACAAAGGCAAACATTGAGCACCAAGGCTTGCAAATCAACGCCTTAGAAGGAGATATCCCTTCTCAAATCTCTAGGGAACAAATTTATAAGACTCTAGCCTTAAAAGGCGACAAGACTGGTCCTGTCATTGGCATTCTTCCAATCACCGAACACTTGTCTGAAAAGAAACTGGCCAAGGTTTCTGGTAATAAAAAGGTCAGTATGATTCCTCAAAAAGAGTTAGAAAAAACGACAGGTTACGTTCATGGAGCTAATAACCCTGTTGGCATTCGTCAACGCCACGCCTTTCCTATTTTCATTGACCATTCAGCCCTTTCTTCCGAAACAATGATTGTATCTGCTGGTGAGATTGGGCATAGCATTGCCATAGCTCCACAAGCATTAGCTGATTTTGTGGATGCACAATTTGCTGATTTAAAAGAAGGAGAACTAGAATCATGA
- a CDS encoding GH25 family lysozyme has translation MRKRIQPKLMLAFFVCFIGIILISKQYSEGSEKQQLQLTTSQSSKASSSTTTVSSSAKKQDETEDEDEDISYKPIIDVSGWQLPSEINYDILSKNISGAIVRVHSGAQTTAENVATYANGLDKSYKKHIEEFQKRDIPVAVYAYVAASTIKEMEDEAESFYKASEKYKPTYYWLDVEEKTMPDMNKGIEAFRKKLESLGAKKIGIYVGTYFIEEHSLTTDKFSAIWIPTYGYDNGYYNAAPDTDLDYDLHQYTSQGILNGFPHALDLNQLSVQKQQKKTFEKLFGS, from the coding sequence ATGAGAAAGAGAATACAGCCCAAGCTAATGCTGGCCTTTTTTGTGTGTTTTATTGGTATCATTCTTATCAGTAAGCAATACTCAGAAGGTTCAGAAAAACAGCAACTTCAACTAACTACGAGCCAATCTTCCAAAGCATCGAGTAGCACAACGACTGTTTCCTCTTCAGCTAAAAAACAAGATGAAACTGAAGACGAAGATGAAGACATCAGCTATAAACCGATTATTGATGTTTCTGGCTGGCAACTTCCCAGCGAGATTAATTATGACATCCTTTCCAAAAATATATCTGGTGCCATCGTTCGTGTTCACAGTGGTGCTCAGACAACAGCGGAAAATGTAGCTACCTACGCTAATGGCCTTGATAAATCTTATAAAAAGCATATCGAAGAATTTCAAAAACGTGACATCCCTGTCGCTGTTTACGCCTATGTTGCTGCAAGTACCATTAAGGAAATGGAAGATGAAGCAGAAAGCTTTTATAAGGCCTCAGAGAAATATAAGCCTACCTACTATTGGTTAGATGTCGAAGAAAAAACCATGCCCGATATGAACAAGGGAATTGAAGCTTTCCGTAAGAAATTAGAGTCCCTAGGGGCTAAAAAGATTGGAATTTATGTCGGCACCTACTTTATCGAGGAACACAGTCTGACAACGGATAAATTTTCTGCCATCTGGATTCCTACCTATGGCTATGACAATGGCTACTACAATGCAGCTCCAGATACAGACTTAGACTATGATTTGCATCAATATACCTCACAGGGCATTTTAAACGGTTTCCCTCATGCCCTTGACCTCAATCAACTCTCTGTCCAAAAGCAACAGAAAAAAACATTTGAAAAACTATTTGGAAGCTAA
- the ftsW gene encoding cell division peptidoglycan polymerase FtsW codes for MKIDKRHLLNYSILVPYLILSVLGLIVVYSTTSPNLVELGANSLASVMNQAAFFGVSLIAIAFIYKFKLDFLRKERLMIVVILVEIILLLLARFVGETVNGAKGWIKIVGGFTLQPAEYLKLILIWYLALKFSSQQENIGIYDYQYLTKNQWIPRSINDWRTITLFLIALVAIMPDLGNATILFLTTLIMISVSGIGYRWFSTILGSLFSVSFVTLGAIWLIGVDRVAKIPVFGYVAKRFSAFFNPFQDLTGAGHQLANSYYAMSNGGWFGLGLGNSIEKRGYLPEAHTDFVFAIVIEEFGFIGASLILALLFFLILRIILVGIRARNPFNAMMAIGVGGMILTQTFINIGGISGLIPSTGVTFPFLSQGGNSLLILSVAIAFVLNIDASEKRMQIEQEFVDSGENFQNNRYRTRRR; via the coding sequence ATGAAGATTGATAAACGGCACCTCTTAAACTATTCCATACTCGTTCCTTACCTGATTTTATCCGTGTTGGGGTTGATTGTGGTTTATTCAACGACGAGTCCAAACCTAGTTGAGCTTGGGGCTAATTCGTTAGCTTCTGTCATGAACCAAGCTGCCTTTTTCGGAGTTAGTTTAATAGCCATTGCTTTCATTTACAAATTTAAACTGGATTTTCTGAGAAAAGAGCGGCTGATGATCGTTGTGATTCTCGTGGAAATTATTCTGCTGTTGCTAGCCCGTTTTGTCGGAGAGACGGTTAATGGTGCAAAGGGTTGGATCAAGATTGTTGGAGGTTTCACCCTACAGCCTGCGGAATATTTAAAGCTGATTTTGATTTGGTATCTGGCTCTCAAATTTTCAAGTCAGCAAGAAAATATTGGGATTTATGACTACCAGTATTTGACGAAGAATCAGTGGATTCCACGCAGTATAAACGATTGGAGAACCATTACACTCTTTTTGATTGCACTGGTTGCCATTATGCCAGACTTGGGAAATGCTACGATTTTATTTTTAACAACCCTGATTATGATTTCAGTTAGTGGTATAGGCTATCGTTGGTTTTCAACGATTTTAGGCTCGCTCTTTAGCGTTTCTTTTGTCACCTTGGGAGCTATTTGGCTGATTGGGGTTGACCGAGTGGCTAAGATTCCGGTCTTTGGTTATGTGGCCAAGCGTTTTAGTGCCTTTTTTAATCCTTTTCAGGATTTGACGGGAGCCGGTCACCAGTTAGCTAACTCATATTACGCGATGAGTAATGGAGGCTGGTTTGGCTTGGGACTTGGAAATTCCATTGAAAAACGGGGCTATTTGCCAGAAGCCCATACAGACTTTGTCTTTGCTATTGTGATAGAGGAGTTTGGTTTTATCGGTGCGAGTTTGATTTTAGCCCTGCTCTTTTTCCTCATTTTACGGATTATTCTGGTCGGTATTCGGGCAAGAAATCCTTTTAATGCCATGATGGCGATTGGAGTTGGAGGGATGATTTTAACCCAGACCTTTATCAATATTGGAGGAATTTCTGGTTTGATTCCATCAACTGGAGTGACCTTTCCTTTCTTATCACAGGGGGGAAATAGTCTCTTAATTTTATCAGTCGCCATCGCATTTGTGCTAAATATTGATGCCAGTGAAAAAAGAATGCAAATCGAACAAGAATTTGTTGACTCTGGAGAGAACTTCCAGAACAACAGATACCGAACACGAAGGAGGTAA